In one Achromobacter spanius genomic region, the following are encoded:
- a CDS encoding Bug family tripartite tricarboxylate transporter substrate binding protein yields the protein MHSSRRVFLINGTAMAVGAAALPWSFAARAAQYPDKAVRLYIPYPPGAATDTLGRMAGQVYAEALGQPFVVENRGGGGTTIGTRALAVSAPDGYTIGMVDSTFTINPALLGDRQPYDAIKDFAPISLMATAPFVMVVHPSVKATDVAAFVALAKAQPGTLSFGSAGVGSGPHLAGEQLRQQAGVDVLHVPYRGGGTVITDLLGGQVQFAFATVPTLLEHIKAGRLRALAVTSPKRVSQLPDVPTFAEAGLPGVDISPLFGLVAPAGVPEPIIERLSKTLADSVRNGALRDKLAGLGFQPVGSTPAEFAQRIKDDVAKWTGVIQRGGIKAE from the coding sequence CCGCGCAGTATCCGGACAAGGCGGTGCGCTTGTACATTCCCTATCCGCCGGGCGCGGCGACCGACACGCTGGGCCGCATGGCGGGCCAGGTGTACGCCGAAGCGCTGGGCCAGCCCTTCGTGGTTGAGAACCGGGGCGGCGGCGGGACCACGATCGGCACGCGCGCGTTGGCGGTGTCGGCGCCGGACGGCTACACCATCGGCATGGTCGACTCCACGTTCACGATCAACCCCGCGCTGTTGGGCGATCGCCAGCCCTACGACGCGATCAAGGACTTTGCGCCGATCTCGCTGATGGCGACCGCGCCGTTCGTGATGGTGGTGCATCCGTCCGTCAAGGCCACCGACGTTGCCGCTTTTGTTGCGCTGGCCAAGGCGCAGCCGGGCACGCTGTCGTTCGGGTCGGCGGGGGTGGGCAGCGGTCCGCATCTGGCGGGCGAGCAACTGCGCCAGCAGGCGGGCGTGGACGTGCTGCACGTGCCGTATCGCGGCGGTGGCACCGTCATCACCGACCTGCTGGGTGGCCAGGTGCAATTCGCCTTCGCCACGGTTCCCACACTGCTGGAACACATCAAGGCGGGGCGCCTGCGGGCCTTGGCGGTCACGAGTCCCAAGCGCGTCAGCCAGTTGCCGGACGTGCCGACGTTTGCCGAGGCGGGTCTGCCGGGCGTGGACATCTCGCCCTTGTTCGGCCTGGTGGCGCCCGCGGGCGTGCCGGAACCGATCATCGAGCGGCTGTCGAAAACGCTGGCCGATTCCGTGCGCAACGGCGCGCTGCGCGACAAGCTGGCGGGCTTGGGTTTTCAGCCGGTGGGCAGCACCCCGGCAGAATTCGCGCAGCGGATAAAGGACGATGTGGCGAAGTGGACGGGCGTGATTCAGCGCGGGGGGATCAAGGCGGAGTAG